A genomic window from Gossypium hirsutum isolate 1008001.06 chromosome D12, Gossypium_hirsutum_v2.1, whole genome shotgun sequence includes:
- the LOC107942857 gene encoding uncharacterized protein — MDDLDCTSEQKLKGAVSLLRDEAYQWWLTVREEFLRLNRYARGIGATEYERYVRFEDGLRNELRFLIAPQKERDFAVLVEKAKITEDVKRSEHQNREKDKGRFKRDSEPSSSSRRPKKKVKCGSREHQVKDCPQRPTQIQSTGQGFVQPVRGAQQPPRGCGQVRGGNGVERDHGALGRDVGNIKARQPALVYGSTHSYIACTVSGTLGIMCEGTANEMTVLSPLRQSVRVDKLFRDVPLETIEDEEVAVIGERRDFLSNVISALRAQKLVRMGCEAFLAYVGVSDSEGPFVGDIKTVKDFFDVFPDELSRLPPSHEVEFRIELLPETAPVSIATYRMAPKELVELKSQIQELLDRRFIRPNVSP; from the exons ATGGATGATCTCGACTGTACTTCTGAGCAAAAGCTAAAAGGTGCAGTGTCTTTACtgcgagatgaagcctatcagtggtggcttactgtgaGAGAAG agtttctacgattgaATCGTTATGCTCGTGGGATAGGGGCGACTGAATATGAACGCTATGTGCGATTTGAGGACGGCCTCCGAAATGAGTTGCGATTTTTGATAGCGCCACAAaaggagcgagattttgctgtcCTAGTTGAAAAGGCAAAAATCACCGAGGATGTGAAGCGCTCTGAGCAccagaaccgtgagaaagataAGGGTAGGtttaagagggattcagagccctcaagtTCTTCTAGAAGGCCTAAAAAGAAGGTCAA atgtggttctagGGAGCATCAAGTTAAAGATTGTCCTCAGAGGCCTACTCAGATACAATCTACAGGTCAAGGTTTTGTTCAGCCAGTGAGAGGTGCTCAACAGCCACCGAGAGGCTGTGGGCAGGTTAGAGGTGGAAATGGTGTGGAACGAGATCATGGAGCACTTGGCAGAGATGTTGGTAATATTAAGGCGAGGCAGCCAGCACTGGTCTATG GGTCTACACACTCATACATTGCATGCACTGTGTCTGGCACCTTAGGTATCATGTGCGAGGGTACTGCTAATGAGATGACTGTGTTAAGTCCACTGAGACAATCAGTAAGGGTAGACAAGTTGTTCAGAGATGTGCCCCTAGAG ACTATTGAGGATGAGGAGGTGGCTGTGATTGGGGAGCGAAGGGACTttctgtctaatgtgatatcagcaTTAAGGGCCCAAAAACTGGTTCGCATGGGTTGTGAGGCGTTTCTAGCCTATGTTGGTGTATCTGATTCTGAGGGTCCTTTTGTTGGAGATATCAAAACTGTTAAGGATTTTTTTGATGTTTTTCCTGATGAGCTCTCTAGGTTACCTCCAAGCCACGAAGTTGAATTTCGAATTGAGCTTTTGCCAGAAACGGCTCCAGTATCTATCGCcacttataggatggcaccaaaggagttggtagaattaaAATCTCAAATCCAAGAACTATTAGATCGA